DNA sequence from the Xenopus tropicalis strain Nigerian chromosome 4, UCB_Xtro_10.0, whole genome shotgun sequence genome:
ttattgctgcCAGGCAGGTCCAGAGCtagggaaggcagaagaggcaagtgcctagggtgAAACAGTGTAGGGGAGGAGATAGGCACATACTCAAAGCCCTGACCCCCAGAAGAGGGCATTGATGAGAAGGGGGTCTGATGAGCCAAATAGGTGGTCTGAAGAGGGGGGGCAATTGGGCAGAAGCATACCTAGGACGCAATTAACTTGTGGACCGGCACTGTCGCCAGAAGAGTAACTGAAGGGAAATCTATCATGGCAGgcatataaacaaatacattccACTTCTTTCTGGTGGAGGATTAACTGAAGGCTGAAAAATTTTAGAACAGGGGTCCACAAATCTGAATGGTTTTGAAGACCCTTTAATTTAGGTCTGTGAGTGGATATTTGTTAGTCCCATGCAGAAATCTTGTCTGCAGCAGGGACTTTTTGGCACTACACTTTGGGGCATatgtattacagtgtgtaagccaacatcacgtGTGATGTtgcatatagcaaccaatcagatctttgcttttgttttctaacttgtaggtgactattaaattctaattgctgattggttgctatgggcaacatcactattgatgttggcttacacactgtaataaatatgtccctttgtCTTAATgtatccaaaacttgcctttaagccagggaataaaaaataagcaaCTTCTTTAAGGCAAGTGGAAACAACATCAAAGGATGGGGGtggtaagtaacatgttgctttaCAACATCCTTTTTATTCCCACACATATACCTCTCTTTCAGCAAAGTCCAAATATGGCTTAATATCTTCTAGATAGATACGGGAAAGGAAAGGGCAGTATCTGTCCAGCGTTGGGCTCTCCTTCCAAGCCAGGAACTCAGAGTAGAGGAGAGTGTCCACCTATGGAAGGGAAGAAAGGGCAAATATTCATCTTCATAGTTTCTAAAAACTTCATTTAGAATGTCTGGTTGTACTCATTAGTAATACATAAAATGCACAAAGACAAGCAGCTCTACACTGACCCATTTTTTACATGATGTTTGTTTAGGATGGGGGTATCCCTACTGTCCAGCCAGATCATATCAAACATTTAAGAGCATCCTAATGAAGATGTCAGTGCCCGACAGGGGAGTGTGCTGCTTACTTATTCAGCTAACTCATGTCTGTCTATGTAGGACTCCCGGCAGGCCACTTCACAAGTCTAATGGCAAGTATTGAACATCTGGAAGTGGGtaccattcattttttatttcttgtttctGTGTCTTTTCACAACAGAAGCCCACAGTGTAATGCTAATACAAGCAATATCAGAATACGGACGGCTCTAAAATATCAGAAACATTGTCATTTGGAATTAAATGGgtagtttgcttttaaattaacttttagtataatgtagagcttGCTAGtctgagtcttttttttttattatttgtgattttttaattatttagctttgtgttcagtcgctctccagtttgaaatttcagcaactATTCAGGTTGTTAGGGTacaattttccctagcaaccagctatTGGTTTGAGTGGgagtgtcacgatctccctgaggagacgctgtggagtaccaggaaggtgggagcctgaagactgggtaacccggagtgtaaccataagtcacaaaactggtgtcggaggccatgttgaaagtgaagaactttaataaacttagtgatgtaacaACACACAacgaatatacaaactgaatgtagaacggcaggcagaggcagaatccaaaaacaggcaaaaggtcagggcaagcggcagtcaagcgaagtcaaggacaggccaaggtcaaaaccgggaaatcaaggcaggactagaaaggactcaggaacaaggcagaaggcaggatcaggacacggaactggagcttggaaccagcggaacaagaacagacacaggaacagggaacacgaaggcagggtcacgagagacaattaatgaccaagcaaggggcaatggtcagggaaaagcttataaagggagaagattagaagatgggaaacacatgaggttaatgaggtgggcggaggaaagggagcagacagaaagtaggagacaagagaagaaacacacaggccgaaatgcctccagtggctacagaggcaaatgcatgccgccaggaacaccccaagtggtgttcgaatcccgctgatcctgacagggAGACTGGGAGATAAACAGGACAGGGTTTGAAcaaaaacataagtaataaaaagtgacaataaagaTAAAAGTGTAGCAGTACAGGGCAATACTGAGGTCAAAAACCAAAATTTAAACTTAGAAGATaaaagcaaacaattcaaaaaactaaaaaaataaatgaagaccagtttatttaaaggcgaacaacccctttaaattgctCCCTATTTTGTTGTGTTAGTTTTCAggacaaaaaaggtttatttcagCTCTCCGCACATCAGAGGCACTTATCcatgtataaaatgttttctgCTTTGAGGAGTATGGGTTCGGCCAGGACGGCATAGTGTGGTCACAACCAGTCCAGCCCCTgacaaattagaaaaaagttaCGCTTTGTGTAAAGAAGAGTCAATAAGTCAGAGATCAAGGTCTAATATGAGCTGGAAAATCCTTACTAGCATAATCTAAGGGTGGTTTTATATCAGGAATACTTGTACAATGTTGCCATTATTTGGAAGTCTAAGTGGTTTATAGGCCATATCAAAGAGTGAGCAATGGCACCTGTCGGGAGAAGGAGGAAGAAGAGTCCTCAGGAAGAGGCCACCCTGGTTCGTAGGTTATATGGACGACCTTCCCCGGGACAATATAGAGAAGTAGTGAGAGGAGAGAAGGAACTGCAGAGAACTGACagatgagaaaaagaaaataaggacAGAGGAGATATGAGAGGAACAAGAGCATAGACAAAAGGGAACATGACAACAGAAAGCAGCACAAGAAGTAAGAGTATGGGGTAAGAATGGATATGGTACTGACAGAATGCAAAAGTAACACTTTAGATTTAAGTATTCAGCTTCCAGTCCTATCCATCTGTTGTTGGGGTTGTCGGTGGTGCTTTGGATATTGGACATCCCCAATTTAAAATAATATCAAAATAGCAATGTTAATGATGTTTCTATAGCAAGTCACTAGCATTAGGAGCCTGCTATTCTCTTGGAAAGAAAAACATGTGTGTACAAAGGGTagcaatatataataatgatgGAAGGATTAGGTGGAAATGCAGCTCCAGATACCAGTCAGTTAGAAGTCATTGGGCATAAAGTGTATAGTTTATGGACCAACACAGGACAAGGTTCTGCTACAAAGACCTTTCATTGGTACCACATAGTAACACAACTGATATGTGTTCCGGACAACTAAACCAATTATATGCATATGAGGAATCATGAGGTGGTTTTAAACTGGGGATGcactaaatacattatttattcatCAGGCCAATACCGAATTTTGGTGCCTGCAGTTGAGGGAAGTATATGGGTGGCATTGTGGTTCCACTGCACCTAGGAGAGGATAACTTTAAGCTCCAGATCTCAAATCTAAAAGGCAGAGCTCTGGTACTAGAGTACAGATGGTGCATCTACAGACAAACAGACCAGCTTTGCacctgactaaaggtggccacatgtTCAGATCCGCTCGTTGGCAAGgttaccaaatgagcagatcttctctagTTACAACGATGGGTATAAGGGCTGTCAGACCAAGGACCATGTCAATGAGCTGATACAGTCCCTGattcaacaggaaaatcaaacctgtccaatcgacaccTGGACAATTTTCGCCTAGATATCAATCTCGGAGCCCCAttagggggccccatacacggccagataagctgcagaatcagtctaagggattCGAATTGACAActtaaatctgctcatgtatgttTTCTCCTGAAGGCATCTTTGTGCAACAAATTGaagcgtatgcctttccaccggccattaactttgttgctggtagaaaggcatctcggggagattagtcgccggtggAACCAGAGAATCCAATCAGAGATTTCCCAAAGGAAAAACCAGAGGGCTATGTGGAGCAAGCACAATGATGGTTGCAGGGGAAATGATGGTCATGAAAgagaaatacagagaaaaaatttgGGACGCAGCTACAGAAAGAGACAATAAATAGTAGACTGTACATTTGGTATTTGTATGTTGGATCGACTCGTTTTTTTTAAGTCCTGATGGTCTACAGAGTCAAGTGAAAAATCATCACTAAACAAAACATGTTTCCATTGCCTAGTGAAATGGACTCACCTCTTTGCTCTCACTAGGCGTTGGCTGGGCTGTTGGAGCCGGGGACGCGAGCACAGCACAGCCTGCACTTTTGTTGCGAGCATGGCCTTTGCGTAGAGCATTCTTGGATGGGctcaggagctgggggtgtaggtctCGGTTTGGAGATGACGGTGTTGATGTGATGACTAGTGTTTTTAGAGCTGTGACTTCGGCCTGCAGCATGTCGATCTAATGCAAGTGAGAAGGAAATAGATTAAATAAAGGCCAGTAAGAAGATATATACAAGATAAGGGTAAAGCAAGACCAAAGAGCCCTCTGACTGCAAGCCATATTAAACCTGCTACCAAATTAAGATGCCATGCTGAGATGGTCCAGCCAGTGGCGTTAACCAGTATCCCCCCGACACTGTACAGACATCTTTGGATTGCCGGAAAACCCATTAACACAGTATTAACATTCATGACATTATTTAAGCAATCAAAATGTAGTTACCTTTCCAAGAGCCTATTGCAGCTGCTTCTCTGACCCAACCTGTTTGGTTTTGGCTTCTCACACCATTTTGTGTGCTTCCTAAGGAGATAAAATGCAaggaaaatgtgtaaaaatgctCCTCTACAACAATTCTAATCCCATACACACCAAGGGTACCTCTTACTAAACATTAGTTAAATTATGTAACTGAAAATATGGGTGGATAGGTTTTTTCTTCCTTTGCTCAGATATTTCAATAGCTCACtgtttatgttttaaatgatatTGCAGTTAGAACAGGTGGCATCGATAACAAAATACTCTTCAATAAATATTCCTGGgatttagttatgaagaatacTAGAACTGCTGCTACAGCCCAGTTATTGCAGTCTCAGCACAGCAGTGAGCTCGCCGGTTACTATGGGTCTATGTATAAGCACAGCGGCCCTTTCAAGGCACAAACACAATGATCAAAGGCTTACGCCTCCAATTAAGACTTCTTATTCCACATGACCACTTATACTTCTACCCACTTTCACTCTATTTGAACACGTCACGTTATATCAGTGAATCAGAGGGAACTGGAGAGGGAGGAGATTAAGGGGACACTGATTCAGCAGCTGAGATCTCTCATGTCACAGTGCTGCTGGGCTCCCAGACTGAAATAGTCACTATATAACCAAGCTGTTTTCATATAAAGTTAATTTCTGTAGTTGCcctttggttgtataaaaacatttacaaatagatCTCGCCCTTGTCAACTTTTTACAAAATGTCTTCTTGTGCTAAATACCTGGATCCTGGAACCCAAAAGAATATACAGTATCCATTTACCAGGGTGTTCTGTTCTTGATATGTTATATGGAAGCAGCATACTGTAGTTCTGCTTCACAGGCTGGGACTACACAGCCAAATGCTGATCTACATGAGGCTGGAGTTTATCTGTATTATCTCCTTTCATTAATTGTACAGGTACACTTACtgtttaagggcaaagacacatgtggCGCTTAGtcaccgcaactttttaaaatggtGGTCACGGCAACTAAACGCAGCGACTTTCCCACCATAGGTTAGAGTATAAGTTGCTGCGCCTATTCGGCCACACAGACTTGCTGTGCGGATTAGTCAGTGCAACTAATCGCTGCATGTCTTCGCCCCAAAAGCAACCCAAGGTGGGTGGACGTATGAGTCAGATAAATAAGGTTAAATAACCAATAGGTGTGTGGTTAGTCCTTCCAGTAATGTAACCCAGAACAATAGCACTGCAAGGATAAACAGATAAGCAGCAATGGAAGAACTTTTAATCATGTTGCAATAGTTTCCCAAGCTGTTTCATCTGTGCGGAAGACAATAAACCTTTATAACAACCAAGACTGTGTGGGATGTACTAATTGCAAACACAGGGCATGTGAGGTAGGACTCAGATTCTACGGTTCCTGTTAAGGCCTCGTACTGAGGAGCAATTCTACTAAAGCACGGCCctattaaaataaaagtaaaattcatTAAGAAAAGGGGGTCTAAAGCCGGCCTTTTGGTCGGATAGGTCGCGAATAAAGGACAAAGGCGGGCCAAAGGCTAGGTAGGGATTTACCAAATCCAGGGCTTTGTACGGgtttcggccaagattctgccttttttagcaggatttgaaTTCATCCAAACCATGTTCCTGGATGAACCAAACCCTTAAATTTGTGACTTTCTGTCAAATAAATGCGGAagtttctctttaacccttcccttGCATatccaaattaggatttggttcagtattcggccaaatccttcacaaaggattcggggttcggccggaTCCTAAATGGTGGatacagtgcatccctactaaagaCTCTTATCATTTTGGCTGGATGACTAAGGAGACAGCCTGTTTTTTGAGGCAAAGTCTACAAAGTCAAACTTTTGTGGGTTTGCActtatgtgttttgtgtgtgGCTCAGAGctttgataaaagaaaaaaatgaaaaaaaaaagaagcccgACAAATAGACATGTCAACTCACTTGCCTTTTTCAAGAGTCCCCTGCTTTAACCCCAATCACCTGCTAACCCAAAGCAACAGCCCAGATACCCACTGTCATTAATTTACACCAGAATTTCAACTTACCCCTACCACTGAATTAGGGTTATCACCTTAAGTGGGCAATATAgggttaatttgattgtttggccctagggcaaagcAAATGAATTAAAACAGCACCCCATCTAGTACCTCAAACAGACTGGCAGTCAGCTGCTCCAGCTCCTGTTCCAGTTGCTCTCTGACTTTGGACAACCTCTCGCATTCCTCATCTCTTAGCTTCAGCTCCTCTCTTATTTGTAGATGTTTCCAATATCTTATTTTCCATATAGCCCTTTGGGCACCACAATTAGAAATTCGGCATTGagtacctatatataaatatacataactTTTTAATTATACATTCTTTCATGTTTGAAATAAATGTTTAAGTATTCAATTGTAAAACTGTATAATTTGGTATTTTTGTTATGCAGTGAAGTGAGGAGACAATTGGTCGAGGGATATTTTTGCAAGCactatatatacagtgaggaacataagtatttgaacaccctgcgattttgcaagttctcccacttagaaatcatggaggggtctgaaattcacattgtaggtgcattcccactgtgagagacagcatttaaaaaaaaaattcaggaaatcacattgtatggtttttaaagaatgtatttgtattgcactgctgcacataagtatttgagaAAATctgtgttaatatttggtactgaagcctttgtttgcaattacagaggaaaaacgtttcctgtagttcctggccaggtttgcacacactgcaacagggattttgtcccattcctccacacagatctcctctagatctgtcagattttggggctgtcgctgagcaacacggagtttcagctccctacAAAGATCTTTTATttgatttaggtctggagacccAGCCaagacccatcttcaatgctctgactgagggaaggaggttgttgctcaaaatctcacaatacatggccccattcatccactccttaatacagtgcagtcgtcctgtccccttcgcagaaaagcacccccaaagcatgatgttaccacccccatgcttcacagtagggatggtgttcttgggatgcaactcatccttatttttcctccaaacacggcgagtgaagtctagaccaaaaagttctactttggtctcatctgaccacatgactttctcccatgcctcgtctggatcatccagatggtcattggcaaacttcagacaggcctggacatgtgatgacttgagcaggggaaccttccgtgcaatgcatgatttgaaaccatgaccatgg
Encoded proteins:
- the LOC101732885 gene encoding guanine nucleotide exchange factor for Rab-3A-like isoform X1, whose product is MLQAEVTALKTLVITSTPSSPNRDLHPQLLSPSKNALRKGHARNKSAGCAVLASPAPTAQPTPSESKEVVHITYEPGWPLPEDSSSSFSRQVDTLLYSEFLAWKESPTLDRYCPFLSRIYLEDIKPYLDFAERELSEQVLTAVEGNMLSVEPVVQPILPVVKASAVERGGPRYLCVLNVLGHKIGNDMQGNMFSTHTDSWDKMLSVGHHSHMKALVPLLARSLWETLLETLQSALLTSEYTCSCRQLPYM